The Ruminococcus bovis genome includes a region encoding these proteins:
- a CDS encoding aminoacetone oxidase family FAD-binding enzyme: MKYDVVIIGGGASGIVAAIEAKKQYENVAIIEKESRIGKKILATGNGKCNMTNIGAKIKDYHGSFSYGIKNLFSEYSPKYIVNYFNSMGLYTFADNCGRVYPKCKQASAVLDILRNRLYQEDIEVYTDCRVTDISVGETFEIKTNLYKFSCDKLIIATGGKSSPNLGSDGSMYSLVENLGHTITKLKPALCPINVKSDILKTIKGVRADGKVSVMKKGKVVKSDSGEIQFTGESISGICAFNLSYLDYDTVRVSLMPDYSKNEIIDILKERRTLFKDNSIEDFFLGMFNNKLSVALLKVGKMGSFNRKCNDISNKEIENLARLINEFDFVTTGKNDYSKSQVTCGGVSGKEINTNTLESLYIPNLYFCGEIIDIDGICGGYNLQFAFASGMKAGALE, from the coding sequence ATGAAGTATGATGTTGTAATAATCGGTGGTGGTGCATCAGGTATTGTAGCAGCTATTGAAGCTAAAAAGCAATACGAAAATGTTGCCATTATTGAAAAGGAAAGTAGAATCGGCAAGAAAATTTTAGCTACAGGTAACGGTAAATGCAATATGACAAATATAGGTGCTAAAATCAAAGATTATCACGGTAGCTTTAGCTATGGGATTAAAAATTTATTTTCTGAATATTCTCCTAAATATATAGTAAATTATTTTAACAGTATGGGTTTATATACCTTTGCAGATAATTGTGGCAGAGTTTATCCCAAATGTAAACAAGCCTCAGCAGTTTTGGATATTCTTAGAAACAGACTTTATCAAGAGGATATTGAGGTTTATACAGACTGTAGGGTAACTGATATTTCAGTTGGTGAAACCTTTGAAATTAAGACTAATCTATATAAATTCAGTTGTGACAAATTAATTATTGCTACAGGTGGCAAAAGCAGTCCTAACCTTGGTAGTGACGGTAGTATGTATTCACTTGTAGAAAACTTAGGCCACACTATTACCAAGCTAAAACCTGCACTTTGCCCTATTAATGTAAAGTCTGATATTCTAAAAACTATCAAAGGTGTTAGGGCTGACGGCAAAGTATCTGTTATGAAAAAAGGTAAAGTAGTTAAAAGTGATAGTGGTGAAATTCAGTTTACAGGTGAAAGTATTTCAGGTATTTGTGCATTTAATCTTAGTTATCTTGACTATGATACAGTAAGAGTTTCCTTAATGCCTGACTACAGTAAAAATGAAATTATTGATATTTTAAAAGAAAGAAGAACTTTATTTAAAGACAACAGTATTGAGGACTTTTTCCTTGGTATGTTTAACAATAAACTTTCTGTTGCATTATTAAAGGTTGGAAAAATGGGTTCTTTCAACAGAAAGTGTAATGATATATCAAACAAAGAAATTGAAAATCTTGCAAGACTTATAAATGAATTTGACTTTGTTACTACCGGTAAAAATGACTACTCAAAAAGTCAGGTTACTTGTGGTGGTGTATCAGGTAAAGAAATCAACACTAATACTTTGGAAAGTCTATATATTCCTAACCTATATTTTTGTGGTGAGATTATTGACATTGATGGCATTTGTGGTGGATACAATTTACAATTTGCTTTTGCCTCAGGAATGAAAGCCGGTGCTTTAGAATGA
- a CDS encoding COG2426 family protein, producing the protein MESFINMLNDTLHMNGQLFCFLVSLFPILELRGGLIAAALCKVPLWQALPICIIGNFLPIPFVVLFIEKLLKFLRKTKLSPVVKFVDFLENKANTSAPKIMKYKTFGLTVFIGIPLPVTGAWTGGLVAGLFNFSLKQTFIATILGLCMSATIMTIITYGIPWIVTTFNIPSSVVVAALCGIVAVVIGIFVVRHILKKKKAK; encoded by the coding sequence ATGGAATCATTTATTAATATGTTAAACGATACGCTACATATGAACGGACAGTTGTTCTGTTTCTTAGTATCATTGTTTCCTATTTTGGAACTTCGTGGTGGACTGATTGCTGCTGCTCTATGTAAAGTACCACTATGGCAAGCATTGCCAATTTGCATTATTGGTAACTTCTTACCAATCCCATTCGTAGTACTGTTTATTGAAAAGCTACTAAAGTTCTTGAGAAAAACTAAGTTAAGTCCTGTTGTTAAGTTTGTTGACTTCCTAGAGAATAAAGCAAACACAAGTGCTCCAAAAATTATGAAGTACAAAACCTTCGGTCTTACAGTATTTATCGGTATTCCACTTCCTGTAACAGGTGCTTGGACAGGTGGTCTTGTAGCCGGTTTATTTAATTTTAGTTTAAAGCAAACATTTATTGCTACTATTTTGGGACTATGTATGTCAGCAACTATTATGACAATTATCACTTACGGTATTCCTTGGATTGTAACAACATTTAACATTCCATCAAGTGTTGTTGTAGCTGCTCTTTGTGGTATTGTTGCAGTAGTAATTGGTATCTTTGTTGTAAGACATATTCTAAAGAAGAAAAAGGCAAAATAA
- a CDS encoding VanZ family protein — translation MKSLHMSKKDKLKAIILIILTLCVVAFIFMHSLTPATLSAEESGAVTDWLTNLIPFQLTDHIVRKMAHFTEYSVLGFLTSFTVYSFFKKPTGGIFIKLFVTLFTAVIDETIQLNVPGRSGQVTDVLLDFSGAVTGIIVSTLLILIYLLYKKGKEMKNGRN, via the coding sequence ATGAAATCTTTACATATGAGCAAAAAAGATAAATTAAAAGCAATTATACTCATAATTTTGACTTTATGTGTTGTTGCTTTTATTTTTATGCATTCATTAACCCCGGCAACTCTCAGTGCTGAGGAGTCAGGTGCAGTTACTGACTGGCTAACTAATTTAATACCTTTTCAGTTAACAGACCATATTGTCAGAAAAATGGCACACTTTACGGAATATTCAGTTCTTGGCTTTTTAACCTCTTTTACTGTATATTCTTTCTTCAAGAAACCAACCGGTGGAATTTTCATAAAATTGTTTGTTACTCTTTTTACAGCAGTAATTGACGAAACAATACAACTTAATGTACCCGGTAGAAGTGGACAAGTAACAGATGTGCTACTTGATTTTTCAGGTGCAGTTACGGGTATAATAGTATCCACCTTGTTGATTTTGATTTACTTACTATATAAAAAAGGAAAGGAAATGAAAAATGGAAGGAACTAA
- a CDS encoding MATE family efflux transporter translates to MEGTKQNKMGTAPMFKLILGMSLPAMFSMLIQALYNIVDSMFVSNYSNSILTGNDSLLSVNIAYPLQMILISVAVGSGVGVNSLIARRLGAKHQEQADSAATHGFFLTFIDWFIFVLIGIFVAKPFISLYTNDQAIMDASVAYIRIVLIGSLGSNITCMLEKVLQSTGNMIMPMLSQLTGAVVNIILDPIFIYTFDLGVAGAAIATIIAQHISAVLCLFFLFGKKQLVKIHVKGFRFKAETVKNIYVVALPAMVMQAIGSFMVMGINFIISLANDTVAAKNAATNVFGVYFKLQSFVFMPVFGLNQGSTPIIGFNYGARDKKRMYSAIKWAILFAVIIMTAGFIVFQIVPDVLLGLFNPTEEMLDIGTVALRIISLCFIPAALGIVFSGVFQAVGKGVRSLIMSLLRQLCLIVPIAYFLSSISLKDMWYAFPLAEIGSLIVGIIFFITLVKGDFKRLDHKE, encoded by the coding sequence ATGGAAGGAACTAAACAAAATAAAATGGGTACTGCCCCAATGTTCAAACTTATTTTAGGTATGAGTTTACCTGCAATGTTTAGTATGCTTATTCAGGCACTATACAACATTGTTGATAGTATGTTCGTTAGTAACTATAGCAACAGTATTTTAACCGGTAATGACTCACTACTTTCTGTTAATATTGCTTATCCATTACAGATGATTCTTATTTCTGTAGCAGTTGGTTCAGGTGTTGGTGTTAACTCACTAATCGCCAGAAGACTTGGTGCAAAACATCAAGAACAAGCTGACTCAGCAGCAACTCATGGATTTTTCTTAACATTTATTGACTGGTTTATATTTGTTCTTATTGGTATATTTGTAGCAAAACCATTTATCTCACTATATACAAATGACCAAGCTATTATGGATGCCAGTGTAGCCTATATCAGAATTGTACTTATCGGTTCATTAGGTTCAAATATCACTTGTATGCTGGAAAAGGTTTTGCAGTCAACAGGTAATATGATTATGCCAATGCTTAGTCAGTTAACAGGTGCAGTTGTCAATATTATCCTTGACCCAATCTTTATTTACACATTTGATTTAGGTGTAGCCGGTGCTGCTATTGCAACAATTATTGCTCAGCATATTAGTGCAGTACTTTGCTTATTCTTCCTATTTGGCAAGAAACAACTTGTAAAAATCCATGTTAAAGGATTTAGATTTAAGGCAGAAACAGTAAAGAACATTTATGTAGTTGCTTTACCTGCAATGGTTATGCAAGCTATCGGTTCATTTATGGTTATGGGTATTAACTTTATTATCTCATTAGCTAATGACACAGTAGCAGCTAAGAATGCAGCAACAAATGTATTTGGTGTTTATTTCAAACTTCAGTCATTTGTATTTATGCCTGTATTCGGTCTAAACCAAGGTTCAACACCTATTATCGGTTTTAACTACGGTGCTAGAGATAAAAAGAGAATGTACAGTGCTATTAAGTGGGCAATTCTCTTTGCAGTAATTATTATGACTGCCGGTTTTATTGTATTCCAAATTGTTCCGGATGTACTTCTAGGTCTGTTTAACCCAACAGAAGAAATGCTTGATATTGGTACAGTAGCTTTAAGAATTATCTCTCTATGCTTTATTCCTGCAGCACTTGGTATTGTATTCTCAGGTGTATTCCAGGCAGTAGGTAAGGGCGTCAGAAGTCTTATTATGTCACTACTTCGTCAGCTATGCTTAATTGTTCCTATTGCTTACTTCCTATCAAGTATCAGCCTAAAGGATATGTGGTATGCTTTCCCTCTAGCTGAAATCGGTTCACTTATTGTTGGTATTATCTTCTTTATCACTCTTGTAAAGGGTGACTTTAAAAGACTTGACCACAAGGAATAA
- a CDS encoding site-2 protease family protein produces the protein MVKRFLGVEISFQFYYFALLTIVLIFDKSGGIFCCFLSSFFHEIGHLLAILVLKQKVDRIEFSLFDIKIKSNYYVSFSKELIITLSGVAFNFILFLFFIRTIKIFALSNLFIGIFNLLPVSTLDGGQAINIILNKFISEEKSVIILNILTVIFAIPIFTLGIIVLFNTGYNFSFLLLGVYLFLTPIYNRKAISRGNYD, from the coding sequence ATGGTTAAACGGTTTTTAGGTGTAGAAATTTCTTTTCAATTTTACTATTTTGCTTTACTTACTATAGTCCTTATATTTGATAAAAGTGGTGGAATTTTCTGTTGCTTTTTATCTTCTTTCTTTCACGAAATAGGACATCTTCTTGCCATTTTAGTTTTAAAGCAAAAGGTAGATAGAATAGAATTTTCATTATTTGATATAAAGATAAAGTCTAATTATTATGTTAGCTTTAGTAAAGAACTTATTATAACCCTTAGTGGTGTAGCTTTTAACTTTATATTATTTTTATTCTTTATAAGAACAATAAAGATATTTGCCTTATCAAATTTATTTATAGGAATTTTCAACTTATTGCCTGTTTCCACATTAGATGGGGGACAGGCAATAAATATTATATTAAATAAGTTTATTTCTGAAGAAAAATCTGTTATAATCTTAAATATACTTACAGTGATTTTTGCAATACCTATTTTCACTTTAGGTATAATAGTATTATTTAACACAGGATATAATTTTTCTTTCTTACTTTTAGGTGTGTATTTATTCCTAACACCTATCTACAACAGAAAGGCTATTTCAAGAGGTAACTATGATTAA
- a CDS encoding TIGR03960 family B12-binding radical SAM protein, producing the protein MINKEVEKYLLKVQKPAKYVGGELNAVVKNKEDVDVRFAFCFPDTYEVGMSHLGMKILYSQFNSVPYIWCERVFAPWIDMEEVLTEHNIPLYALESGDPLSDFDFIGFTLQYELSFTNVLNMLKLGNIPICSKDRMDLGLKNIVVAGGPCVCNPEPIADFIDIFFVGEGEEVDMEVMELYRQCRDENVSREEFLIRVSKIKGCYVPSLYDVTYNEDGTLKAVTPNHGAPKKIEKRLMMNMDESYYPDNFVVPNTEIVHDRAMQEIFRGCIRGCRFCQAGFLYRPVREKSPETINKQCHDLCNNTGYDEVSLSSLSSSDYTQIVPLLTELNKWSVDEQVSISLPSLRVDGFTDDIMSKIKTVRKSGLTFAPEAGSQRLRDAINKNVKEDELLKTCRTAFSGGWTRVKLYFMIGLPTETMDDVNAIPALGKTVVDEYYKTEDRPKGKSVSVTVSASSFVPKPFTPFQWEPQDTIPTIHEKQKSILDHIESKKINFNYHDADTSFLEGVFARGDRKLCKAMKLACERGFHFDGWNECFDLQKWLDLFEECGIDPSFYANRRRSFDEVLPWDHIDYGIKKQFLIDECHKAYCSTTTPNCRQECSKCGANRYGGGVCFETR; encoded by the coding sequence ATGATTAATAAGGAAGTAGAAAAATATTTATTAAAAGTTCAGAAACCGGCAAAATATGTTGGTGGTGAACTTAATGCAGTTGTAAAGAATAAGGAAGATGTAGATGTACGATTTGCATTTTGTTTTCCCGATACTTACGAAGTAGGTATGTCCCATTTAGGAATGAAAATTCTTTACAGTCAGTTTAACAGTGTGCCATATATTTGGTGTGAAAGAGTTTTTGCACCATGGATTGATATGGAAGAAGTTTTAACAGAACATAACATTCCTCTATATGCACTTGAAAGTGGCGACCCACTATCTGACTTTGACTTTATCGGTTTTACTTTGCAGTATGAACTTTCATTTACAAATGTTCTTAATATGCTAAAGCTAGGCAATATTCCTATTTGTTCAAAGGACAGAATGGACTTAGGTCTAAAGAATATTGTTGTAGCAGGTGGCCCATGTGTATGTAACCCTGAACCTATTGCAGACTTTATTGACATTTTCTTTGTTGGTGAAGGTGAAGAAGTTGATATGGAAGTTATGGAACTTTACCGTCAATGCAGAGATGAAAATGTTTCAAGAGAAGAATTCTTAATCAGAGTATCTAAGATTAAGGGTTGTTATGTGCCATCCCTTTATGATGTAACTTATAACGAAGACGGTACATTAAAAGCAGTAACACCAAACCATGGTGCACCAAAGAAAATTGAAAAAAGATTAATGATGAATATGGACGAAAGTTATTATCCTGATAACTTTGTTGTGCCAAATACTGAGATTGTCCACGATAGAGCAATGCAAGAAATTTTCAGAGGTTGTATTCGTGGATGTAGATTTTGTCAAGCAGGTTTCCTTTATAGACCTGTTAGAGAAAAGTCACCTGAAACTATCAACAAACAATGTCACGACCTATGTAATAATACAGGTTATGATGAAGTTTCACTTTCATCTTTAAGCTCAAGTGACTACACTCAGATTGTTCCACTACTTACTGAATTAAATAAATGGTCAGTCGATGAACAAGTAAGTATCTCATTACCATCCCTTAGAGTTGACGGCTTTACTGATGATATTATGTCTAAGATTAAGACAGTTCGTAAAAGTGGTTTAACCTTTGCACCGGAAGCCGGTTCACAAAGATTAAGAGATGCAATCAATAAGAATGTAAAAGAAGATGAATTACTAAAAACTTGCAGAACTGCTTTCTCAGGTGGTTGGACAAGAGTAAAACTATACTTTATGATTGGTTTACCTACAGAAACAATGGACGATGTAAATGCAATTCCGGCACTTGGCAAAACTGTTGTTGATGAATATTACAAAACTGAGGATAGACCAAAGGGTAAGTCAGTTAGTGTTACAGTTTCAGCATCCAGCTTTGTACCAAAGCCATTTACTCCATTCCAATGGGAACCACAGGATACTATTCCAACAATTCACGAAAAGCAGAAAAGTATTCTTGACCATATTGAAAGCAAGAAAATCAATTTTAACTACCATGATGCAGATACAAGTTTCCTAGAAGGTGTATTTGCAAGAGGTGACAGAAAACTATGTAAAGCTATGAAACTTGCTTGTGAAAGAGGTTTCCACTTTGATGGTTGGAATGAATGTTTTGACTTACAGAAATGGTTAGATTTATTTGAAGAATGTGGAATTGACCCATCATTCTATGCTAACCGTAGAAGAAGTTTTGATGAAGTTTTACCTTGGGACCATATTGATTATGGTATCAAAAAACAATTTTTAATTGACGAATGTCACAAGGCCTATTGCTCTACAACTACACCAAACTGTAGGCAAGAATGTAGCAAATGTGGTGCAAATCGTTATGGTGGAGGTGTTTGTTTTGAAACCCGTTAG
- a CDS encoding TIGR03936 family radical SAM-associated protein translates to MKPVRIWFTKDNECKYISHLDLNRVVMRALHKSKLNIWHTEGFNPHPFVTFALPLSLGFKGVKETMDIKLLDDDYNKEEIISALNNCLPSGIKVYDVTEPVMKAGKIAQALFEITLYPETVDLDTLYNNFTELLNQPEILVMKKTKKKGLKEIDIKPHILKVNVTKEDDCVKCNMLLPAGSTTNINPTLFINAYNEKYSDDVIYRITRLDVFNDKGESFK, encoded by the coding sequence TTGAAACCCGTTAGAATTTGGTTTACTAAAGATAATGAATGTAAGTATATAAGTCACCTTGACCTTAACCGAGTTGTAATGAGAGCATTACACAAAAGCAAACTTAACATTTGGCATACAGAAGGTTTTAACCCACACCCATTTGTAACCTTTGCTTTGCCACTTTCTCTTGGCTTTAAAGGTGTAAAGGAAACAATGGATATTAAGCTACTTGATGATGATTATAATAAGGAAGAAATTATTTCTGCCCTTAATAATTGCCTACCTTCCGGTATCAAGGTTTATGATGTTACTGAACCTGTTATGAAAGCCGGTAAAATTGCTCAGGCACTTTTTGAAATCACTTTATATCCTGAAACAGTTGACCTGGATACTCTATACAATAACTTTACAGAATTACTTAATCAACCTGAAATTCTTGTTATGAAGAAAACTAAGAAAAAAGGTTTGAAAGAAATTGACATAAAACCTCATATCTTAAAGGTCAATGTAACTAAAGAAGATGATTGTGTTAAGTGCAATATGCTACTACCTGCAGGTAGTACAACCAACATTAACCCTACATTATTTATTAATGCTTATAATGAAAAGTATAGTGATGATGTAATTTATCGTATTACAAGACTTGATGTATTTAACGATAAAGGTGAAAGTTTCAAGTGA
- a CDS encoding TIGR01212 family radical SAM protein (This family includes YhcC from E. coli K-12, an uncharacterized radical SAM protein.), with amino-acid sequence MRYNSLNNYLRNKLGKKVYKISIDGGFTCPNRDGKISTGGCIFCSAKGSGDFATSKNLSITQQIEQGKERVRSKTKDNCFIAYFQAFTNTYAPIEVLESKFTEAINHKDIVALSVATRPDCVDEKVLSLLEKLNKIKPVWVELGLQTIKESSVDYIRRGYENSVYVDTATKLRNIGIEVITHIILGLPNESKLDMLRTVDFACKYSDGIKLQLLHILKGTDLLKDYEDSKFNALTMEQYIDILCDAVSIIPKNVIIHRLTGDGDKKILVAPLWSGNKKVVLNTINKTFEERNIIQGSKTLQDYI; translated from the coding sequence ATGAGGTACAATTCTCTAAATAATTATTTGCGTAATAAATTAGGCAAAAAGGTTTACAAGATTTCCATAGACGGTGGTTTTACTTGTCCTAATCGTGACGGTAAAATTTCTACAGGTGGTTGTATATTTTGTTCGGCAAAAGGTTCAGGGGACTTTGCAACAAGTAAAAACCTTTCCATAACACAGCAAATTGAACAAGGCAAAGAGAGAGTAAGAAGTAAAACTAAAGACAATTGCTTTATTGCTTATTTTCAAGCCTTTACAAATACTTATGCACCGATAGAGGTGCTGGAAAGTAAATTTACTGAGGCTATAAACCATAAGGATATTGTAGCCTTGTCAGTAGCAACAAGACCTGATTGTGTCGATGAAAAAGTTTTATCTTTATTAGAAAAACTAAATAAAATTAAACCTGTATGGGTGGAACTTGGACTTCAAACTATTAAAGAAAGTTCAGTTGATTATATCCGTAGAGGGTATGAAAATTCTGTATATGTTGATACAGCAACAAAACTCAGAAATATAGGCATAGAAGTTATAACCCATATTATTTTAGGACTACCTAATGAAAGTAAACTTGATATGTTAAGAACAGTTGATTTTGCCTGTAAATATTCTGACGGTATTAAACTTCAACTACTTCATATTCTAAAAGGTACAGACTTACTGAAAGATTATGAAGACAGTAAATTCAATGCCTTAACTATGGAACAGTATATTGATATTCTATGTGATGCAGTTTCTATCATTCCTAAGAATGTGATTATCCATAGACTTACAGGTGATGGTGATAAAAAAATATTAGTTGCACCTCTATGGAGTGGCAACAAAAAGGTTGTACTAAACACAATCAACAAAACCTTTGAAGAAAGAAATATTATTCAAGGTTCAAAAACTTTGCAAGATTATATTTAA
- a CDS encoding sulfate ABC transporter substrate-binding protein, whose product MKKLLSKNLISLLLVITLLCTSAVVFSGCSSSKAKNGEVSIVNVSYDPTREFYEEYNKIFAKHWYKTHQQDVEVIQSHGGSGKQALEVANGLEADVVTLALEYDINSIEDAGLIKKGWVNNFKNDSAPYTSTIVFLVHKGNPKNIHDWDDLVKDGVGVITPNPKTSGGARWNYLGAWAYANEKYNGDETKVKEFIKKLYQNVLVLDSGARGATTSFIENGQGDVLIAWENEAYLSLQDYKDEYEIISPSISILAQPSVAVVDDVVDDRGTRNVATEYLKYLYSDDAQRIAGKNYYRPTNKKILKEFSDKFDLSMKLVTIKDFGGWEKVQKKHFADGGIFDEIYAK is encoded by the coding sequence ATGAAAAAATTATTATCCAAAAACTTAATATCATTGCTTTTAGTAATTACTTTACTATGCACTTCAGCAGTAGTTTTTTCAGGTTGTAGTTCATCAAAAGCAAAGAATGGTGAAGTGTCTATTGTAAATGTGTCTTATGATCCTACAAGAGAATTTTACGAAGAATATAACAAAATCTTTGCAAAGCATTGGTACAAAACCCATCAGCAAGATGTTGAAGTTATTCAGTCACATGGTGGTTCAGGTAAACAAGCCCTAGAAGTTGCAAACGGTCTAGAGGCTGATGTGGTAACTTTAGCTCTTGAATATGATATAAATTCAATTGAGGATGCCGGTTTAATTAAAAAAGGTTGGGTAAATAACTTCAAGAACGACTCAGCACCATATACATCAACAATAGTTTTCCTTGTTCATAAAGGCAACCCTAAGAATATTCACGATTGGGATGACTTAGTAAAGGATGGTGTAGGAGTAATTACACCAAACCCTAAAACATCAGGTGGTGCAAGGTGGAATTACCTAGGTGCATGGGCATATGCAAATGAAAAGTATAACGGTGATGAAACCAAGGTTAAGGAATTTATCAAAAAGTTATATCAGAATGTTTTAGTTCTAGATTCCGGTGCAAGAGGTGCAACAACTTCATTTATAGAAAACGGTCAAGGTGATGTACTTATTGCTTGGGAGAATGAGGCTTACCTTTCATTACAGGATTATAAGGATGAATACGAAATTATTTCACCAAGTATCAGTATTTTGGCTCAACCATCAGTAGCAGTTGTAGATGATGTAGTTGATGACAGAGGTACAAGAAATGTTGCAACAGAATATTTAAAGTACCTTTACAGTGATGATGCTCAGCGTATAGCCGGTAAAAATTATTACCGACCTACTAATAAGAAAATTCTAAAAGAATTTAGTGATAAATTTGATTTATCAATGAAACTTGTAACTATCAAAGATTTTGGTGGTTGGGAAAAGGTTCAGAAAAAGCACTTTGCAGACGGTGGAATTTTTGATGAAATTTATGCAAAGTAA
- the cysT gene encoding sulfate ABC transporter permease subunit CysT — protein sequence MKKKANKRVIPFFGLSMGVTVTMLSLVVLIPLASLIIYTSKLSFSEIIATITAPRVVASYKVSFITAFIASLINAVMGVILAWVLIRYKFPCKRILDGIIELPFALPTAVAGIALTSLTADNGLVGKFFAKFGISIAYTKVGITVALVFIGIPFVVRAVQPILEKLDSTYEEAAGVLGASRVKIFWKIIFPEIFPSVLTGFGLAFGRCLGEYGSIVFIAGNKPFETEITPLIIMSKLQEFDYSSATAIALVMLIVSFLVLFLVNLVQIHNTKILKGGR from the coding sequence ATGAAGAAAAAGGCAAATAAAAGGGTTATTCCTTTTTTTGGATTGTCAATGGGTGTCACAGTAACAATGCTGAGTTTAGTTGTTCTGATACCTCTTGCATCCCTAATTATTTATACTTCAAAATTAAGTTTTAGCGAAATTATTGCAACAATTACTGCTCCAAGAGTTGTAGCAAGTTATAAAGTAAGTTTCATAACTGCTTTCATAGCTTCACTTATTAATGCAGTAATGGGTGTTATCTTAGCATGGGTACTTATAAGATATAAATTTCCTTGCAAAAGAATTTTAGATGGTATTATCGAATTACCATTTGCTTTACCTACAGCAGTAGCCGGTATTGCTTTAACAAGTCTAACTGCCGATAACGGTCTGGTAGGTAAGTTCTTTGCTAAGTTCGGTATCAGCATTGCCTATACAAAAGTTGGTATTACAGTAGCTTTAGTATTTATAGGTATTCCATTTGTAGTAAGAGCAGTTCAGCCTATTCTTGAAAAGTTGGACTCAACTTATGAAGAAGCAGCCGGTGTATTAGGTGCAAGTAGAGTAAAAATATTTTGGAAGATTATTTTTCCTGAAATTTTCCCATCAGTACTAACAGGCTTTGGTTTAGCATTTGGCAGATGCCTTGGTGAATATGGTAGTATCGTTTTCATAGCCGGTAATAAACCATTTGAAACAGAAATCACACCATTAATTATTATGTCTAAGTTACAAGAATTTGACTATTCATCAGCAACTGCAATTGCACTTGTAATGCTGATAGTTTCATTTTTAGTATTATTCCTAGTTAACCTAGTTCAAATTCATAACACAAAAATTCTAAAGGGAGGTAGATAA